A genomic region of Streptosporangium lutulentum contains the following coding sequences:
- a CDS encoding AAA family ATPase translates to MDIIGRDRELAALRETIRRPPGVPPNLVLHGDPGVGKTVLLRAAIGYAEQRGVRVLGGTGYESEAQMAFAGLYQLFAPVLDHLDRVEPFHRDVLRRVLGFQPGPIPDRLAISVASLAVLASVAEDGPVLIAVEDAHWVDHPTREVVMFLLLRLQPYDIRAIFARRPLTSTERVTPGIHMLEVEPLEEGAAEALLSLLHPHLPEAVRRRVLRDAAGNPLALAELPEVFGTDAAAGLEMLPSGAPLRTRLESGFAGRALSLPAPSHTALLITALDGDRLEHRSEEAQPTSLSPRDLLEIERLGLITRDSTPSGVRFRHPLVRSAIINTASPDEVRAAHAVLAEQHRADPERRVWHLAAAAVEPKEEVAAEIEQTAYAVSVRGGTGLAVTAMQRAAALTPDPGDAARRLQRAADLASECGRLDLAQRLLDEARRHLDDPARSAHGLTTKARILLLRDGDLAAVRRLLTRAVATGGASMTGPALDGAVLARVVAASYAQDPVEWEAVRDVFAGRGDHLGPHVHLLHDVLYDVSRTGHGAATRLRAAFEALPDDAPPGRVAELCRAATWLDLLHDYRLQVRDLIADESGRGAVTYAASGYWFAAHDHYLSGEWEAAETAASAGLDLCVRHDLELLAHDLRCSLGWFAAGRGDVDSAREYSRTVEQWAEPRGSGLHLTLSARNLALAALSQGDYESAYAQCVRVSPAGDLARHVAYAPWLVFDLVDAAVHSGRPREARAHVAAAERASLADLTPRLRLQIFAARALVAPEDEAPALFRAALALPRVEQRPFDHARVRLALGEFHRRRHRPGDARPELRRAADLFARIGATAWRQRAEQELRATGVAVAQQVVPRTSTDSAAGDLTAQQLEVAHLAASGLSNKEIAERLYLSPRTVSAHLYRIFPKLGITSRSALRDALEALRHTRIPS, encoded by the coding sequence GTGGACATCATCGGGCGGGACAGGGAGCTGGCCGCGCTGCGAGAGACGATCAGGCGGCCGCCCGGCGTGCCGCCCAACCTCGTCCTGCACGGCGACCCGGGGGTGGGCAAGACCGTCCTGCTGCGGGCCGCGATCGGCTACGCCGAGCAGCGGGGTGTGCGGGTGCTGGGCGGCACGGGCTATGAGAGCGAGGCGCAGATGGCCTTCGCCGGGCTGTACCAGCTGTTCGCGCCCGTCCTGGACCACCTCGACCGCGTCGAGCCCTTCCACCGCGACGTGCTGCGGCGGGTACTGGGCTTCCAGCCCGGCCCCATCCCCGACCGGCTGGCGATCTCGGTGGCCTCTCTGGCGGTGCTGGCCTCCGTCGCCGAGGACGGGCCGGTGCTGATCGCGGTGGAGGACGCCCACTGGGTCGACCACCCCACGCGCGAGGTGGTGATGTTCCTGCTGCTGCGGCTGCAGCCGTACGACATCCGGGCGATCTTCGCCCGGCGTCCGCTGACCAGCACCGAGCGGGTCACCCCCGGCATCCACATGCTGGAGGTGGAGCCGCTGGAGGAGGGGGCGGCCGAGGCGCTGCTGAGCCTGCTCCACCCTCACCTGCCCGAGGCGGTGCGCCGCCGGGTGCTGCGGGACGCCGCGGGCAACCCGCTGGCGCTGGCCGAGTTGCCCGAGGTGTTCGGCACCGACGCCGCGGCGGGGCTGGAGATGCTGCCGTCCGGCGCGCCGCTGCGCACCCGCCTGGAATCCGGATTCGCCGGCAGGGCCCTGTCGCTGCCGGCGCCGTCGCACACGGCCCTGCTGATCACGGCCCTGGACGGTGACCGGCTCGAACACCGCTCCGAGGAGGCCCAGCCGACCTCGCTCTCGCCGCGCGACCTGCTGGAGATCGAGCGGCTCGGTCTCATCACCCGTGACTCCACCCCGTCCGGGGTGCGTTTCCGTCATCCGCTCGTCCGTTCCGCCATCATCAACACCGCCTCCCCCGACGAGGTCCGGGCCGCGCACGCCGTCCTGGCCGAGCAGCACCGCGCCGACCCCGAGCGCCGCGTCTGGCACCTGGCCGCCGCGGCGGTGGAACCGAAGGAGGAGGTCGCCGCCGAGATCGAGCAGACCGCCTACGCGGTCAGCGTGCGCGGCGGCACCGGACTGGCCGTCACCGCGATGCAGCGGGCGGCGGCGCTCACCCCCGACCCCGGCGACGCCGCCCGGCGGCTGCAGAGGGCCGCCGACCTGGCCAGTGAGTGCGGCCGGCTCGACCTGGCACAGCGGCTCCTCGACGAGGCCCGCCGGCACCTGGACGACCCGGCCCGCTCCGCGCACGGCCTCACCACCAAGGCGCGGATCCTGCTGTTGCGCGACGGCGACCTGGCGGCCGTCCGCCGGCTGCTGACCCGGGCCGTCGCCACCGGCGGCGCCTCCATGACCGGTCCCGCACTGGATGGAGCCGTCCTGGCTCGCGTCGTGGCCGCCTCGTACGCGCAGGACCCCGTCGAGTGGGAAGCCGTGCGGGACGTGTTCGCCGGCCGCGGTGATCACCTCGGCCCGCACGTCCACCTGCTGCACGACGTGTTGTACGACGTCTCCCGTACCGGGCACGGCGCGGCCACCCGGCTGCGAGCGGCCTTCGAGGCGCTGCCCGACGACGCCCCGCCAGGCCGGGTCGCCGAGCTGTGCCGCGCGGCGACCTGGCTGGACCTGCTCCACGACTACCGTCTCCAGGTGCGCGACCTGATCGCCGACGAGAGCGGCCGGGGCGCGGTCACCTACGCCGCCAGCGGTTACTGGTTCGCCGCGCACGACCACTACCTGTCGGGCGAGTGGGAGGCCGCCGAGACCGCCGCCTCCGCCGGTCTCGACCTGTGCGTACGGCATGACCTGGAGCTGCTCGCCCACGATCTGCGCTGCAGCCTGGGCTGGTTCGCGGCCGGACGCGGCGACGTCGACAGCGCGCGCGAGTACAGCAGGACCGTCGAGCAGTGGGCCGAGCCGCGCGGCAGCGGCCTGCACCTGACGTTGTCGGCCCGCAACCTGGCACTGGCCGCGTTGTCGCAGGGCGACTACGAGAGCGCCTACGCCCAGTGCGTTCGCGTCAGCCCGGCGGGCGATCTGGCACGGCACGTGGCCTACGCTCCGTGGCTGGTCTTCGACCTCGTCGACGCCGCCGTGCACAGTGGCCGGCCGCGGGAGGCCCGGGCGCACGTCGCCGCGGCCGAGCGCGCCTCGCTGGCCGACCTCACCCCCCGGCTGCGCCTGCAGATCTTCGCCGCCCGGGCCCTGGTCGCCCCCGAGGACGAGGCGCCGGCGCTGTTCAGGGCGGCGCTCGCGTTGCCGCGCGTCGAGCAGCGGCCTTTCGACCACGCTCGGGTGCGGCTCGCCCTCGGCGAGTTCCACCGGCGCCGGCACCGCCCCGGTGACGCCCGGCCCGAGCTGCGCCGTGCCGCCGACCTCTTCGCCCGCATCGGCGCGACCGCCTGGCGTCAACGCGCCGAACAGGAACTGCGCGCCACCGGCGTCGCCGTCGCCCAGCAGGTCGTCCCGCGCACGAGCACCGATTCGGCCGCCGGTGACCTGACCGCCCAGCAGCTCGAGGTCGCGCACCTGGCGGCCTCGGGGCTCAGCAACAAGGAGATCGCCGAACGGTTGTACCTGTCACCGCGCACCGTCAGCGCCCACCTCTACCGGATCTTCCCCAAGCTCGGCATCACCTCGCGTTCGGCCCTGCGCGACGCGCTCGAAGCGCTCAGGCACACCCGGATCCCCTCGTGA
- a CDS encoding alpha/beta fold hydrolase — translation MPHVVVGSENGAEVSLYYEDAGAGDPVVLIHGWPLSRRSWDSQVQTFVEAGHRVITYDRRGFGRSTHAWDGYDLDTFTADLHTLVEHLGLTRVSLVGFSSGGGEVARYAATFGTDRLHRIVLAGPVIGADRQMAADLTIASRRHRISMLDDLLTRFFSVDGESALDEPTRRYLLQAAADASAKAVTDSIGAWSNAEPLADLIRIDVPTLVVHGEQDAFMPYEAGGRQVAAAIAGSATVLIPSAPHGVPITHHEQWNQAVLAFLND, via the coding sequence GTGCCACATGTTGTCGTCGGGTCGGAGAACGGCGCCGAGGTGAGCCTCTACTACGAGGACGCCGGCGCCGGTGACCCTGTCGTGCTCATCCACGGCTGGCCGCTGAGCCGGCGCTCCTGGGACTCCCAGGTGCAGACCTTCGTGGAGGCCGGCCACCGGGTGATCACCTACGACCGGCGAGGATTCGGCCGGTCCACCCACGCGTGGGACGGCTACGATCTCGACACCTTCACCGCCGACCTGCACACCCTCGTGGAGCACCTGGGCCTGACCCGGGTCTCGCTGGTCGGTTTCTCCTCCGGCGGCGGCGAGGTGGCTCGCTACGCCGCGACCTTCGGCACGGATCGCCTTCACCGGATCGTGCTGGCCGGCCCCGTCATCGGCGCGGACAGGCAGATGGCCGCCGACCTGACCATCGCTTCGCGACGGCACCGGATCTCGATGCTCGACGACCTGCTGACCAGGTTCTTCTCCGTGGACGGTGAGAGCGCGCTGGACGAGCCGACCCGCCGGTACCTGCTGCAGGCCGCCGCCGACGCCTCGGCCAAGGCCGTCACGGACTCGATCGGCGCGTGGTCGAACGCGGAACCGCTGGCCGACCTGATCCGGATCGACGTGCCCACCCTGGTCGTCCACGGGGAGCAGGACGCGTTCATGCCCTACGAGGCCGGCGGCCGGCAGGTCGCCGCGGCCATCGCGGGAAGCGCCACGGTGCTCATCCCCAGCGCGCCGCACGGCGTGCCGATCACCCACCACGAGCAGTGGAACCAGGCGGTGCTCGCCTTTCTGAACGACTGA
- a CDS encoding LysR family transcriptional regulator — protein MDIDTRLLRYFAAVIEEGNLTRAAQRLFVSQPALTKQIRQLEAQLGVELFVRSRAGMSPTEAGEALAGQAGAVLAAWESALRATRGAKARAARTLRVGFVASAANEFTQRIVADFARRRPGWRVRMRQTEWSDPTAGLVSGDVDVALLRLPVPGQDDLDVEILLTEPRWIALPAAHRLADNDHISFQDLYEEPFVATPAESGWWREYWLAADEREGRPVRIGAVAHNPDEWLNAIAHGQGISLTPEATARFYQRPDVVYRPVTDVSPSQVGVAWPRTRLVDAVVEDFVRSCLAGCRDDPSRE, from the coding sequence ATGGACATCGACACTCGGCTGCTGCGCTACTTCGCCGCGGTGATCGAGGAGGGCAACCTCACGCGGGCCGCACAGCGGCTCTTCGTCTCGCAGCCCGCGCTGACGAAACAGATCCGGCAGCTGGAAGCCCAGCTGGGGGTGGAGTTGTTCGTCCGATCCCGGGCCGGGATGAGCCCGACCGAGGCCGGTGAGGCTCTGGCCGGGCAGGCGGGTGCCGTGCTGGCCGCCTGGGAGTCCGCGTTGCGGGCCACCCGGGGCGCGAAGGCCCGGGCCGCGCGCACGCTGCGGGTCGGCTTCGTGGCCAGCGCCGCGAACGAGTTCACCCAGCGGATCGTCGCCGACTTCGCCCGGCGGCGGCCCGGGTGGCGGGTCCGGATGCGGCAGACCGAGTGGTCCGATCCCACCGCCGGACTGGTCTCCGGCGACGTCGACGTGGCGCTGCTGCGACTCCCCGTTCCCGGTCAGGACGACCTCGACGTCGAGATCCTGCTGACCGAGCCTCGCTGGATCGCCCTGCCCGCGGCTCACCGCCTCGCGGACAACGATCACATCTCCTTCCAGGATCTGTACGAGGAGCCGTTCGTGGCCACCCCCGCCGAGTCCGGGTGGTGGCGCGAATACTGGCTCGCCGCCGACGAACGCGAGGGGAGGCCGGTGCGGATCGGTGCGGTGGCTCACAATCCCGACGAATGGCTCAACGCCATCGCTCACGGCCAGGGCATCAGCCTCACCCCCGAGGCCACCGCCCGCTTCTACCAGCGCCCCGACGTCGTCTACCGGCCCGTAACCGATGTCAGCCCCAGCCAGGTCGGCGTCGCCTGGCCCCGTACCCGGCTCGTCGACGCCGTCGTCGAGGACTTCGTCCGGAGCTGTCTCGCCGGGTGCCGGGATGATCCATCGCGCGAATGA
- a CDS encoding alpha/beta fold hydrolase encodes MSFITTTDGTEIFYKDWGVGQPVVFSHGWPLNADAWDNQMHLVAANGFRAIAHDRRGHGRSSQPWGGNEMDTYADDLAQLIETLDLRDAVLVGHSTGGGEVTRYIGRHGTSRVAKAVLLGAVPPLMLKTDANPLGLPIEVFDGIRAGVSNDRSQFYQELSIPFYGYNRPGAQVSQGVSDAFWLWSMQVGVKGALDCIRAFSETDFTEDLKRFDIPTLIAHGDDDQIVPIVAGGLESAKLVKDATLKVYPGGPHGLAGAFEQEFNADLLSFIKG; translated from the coding sequence ATGAGCTTCATCACCACCACTGACGGTACCGAGATCTTCTACAAGGACTGGGGCGTGGGGCAGCCGGTCGTGTTCAGTCACGGCTGGCCGTTGAACGCCGACGCCTGGGACAACCAGATGCACCTGGTGGCGGCCAACGGTTTCCGCGCCATCGCCCACGACCGGCGCGGGCACGGCCGCTCCAGTCAGCCGTGGGGCGGCAACGAGATGGACACCTACGCCGACGACCTGGCCCAGCTCATCGAGACCCTCGATCTGCGTGACGCGGTGCTGGTCGGCCACTCCACCGGCGGCGGCGAGGTGACCCGTTACATCGGCCGGCACGGCACCTCCCGCGTGGCCAAGGCGGTCCTGCTCGGGGCGGTTCCGCCGCTGATGCTCAAGACGGACGCCAATCCTCTGGGCCTGCCGATCGAGGTGTTCGACGGCATCCGCGCCGGGGTGAGCAACGACCGCTCGCAGTTCTACCAGGAGCTGAGCATTCCCTTCTACGGCTACAACCGGCCCGGTGCTCAGGTCTCGCAAGGTGTCAGCGACGCCTTCTGGCTGTGGAGCATGCAGGTCGGGGTGAAGGGCGCGCTCGACTGCATCAGGGCCTTCTCCGAGACCGACTTCACCGAAGACCTCAAGCGCTTCGACATCCCGACGCTCATCGCGCACGGCGACGACGACCAGATCGTGCCCATCGTCGCCGGCGGCCTGGAGTCGGCCAAGCTCGTCAAGGACGCCACCCTGAAGGTCTACCCGGGCGGCCCTCACGGCCTGGCCGGAGCCTTCGAGCAGGAGTTCAACGCCGATCTGCTGTCCTTCATCAAGGGCTGA
- a CDS encoding alpha/beta fold hydrolase, whose protein sequence is MIASRHRSSRFLTLAVTACALALTMTGPASAAPATKPDKGPKPTVVLVHGAFADASGFNDTIARLQSEGFPVIAPANPLRDVAGDAAYISSILDTIPGPVILAGHSYGGIVITNAARDHANVKALVYLGAFAPDEGESALVLADKFPGSELGHALLARNWSLPDGTHGTDGYITAERFREVFAADLPASKTRLMAATQRPGSVGGLSGGSGVPAWKTIPSWYLIPTEDKVIPPAVQRFMAKRAGSKVTEIRSSHVVMMSHPDAAVRQILAAYSATR, encoded by the coding sequence ATGATCGCTTCGCGTCACCGCAGCAGCCGCTTTCTCACCCTCGCCGTCACCGCCTGCGCCCTCGCCCTGACCATGACCGGCCCCGCCTCGGCCGCGCCCGCGACCAAGCCCGACAAGGGCCCCAAGCCCACCGTGGTCCTGGTGCACGGCGCGTTCGCCGACGCCTCCGGGTTCAACGACACCATCGCCCGGCTGCAGAGCGAGGGCTTCCCGGTGATCGCCCCGGCCAACCCGCTGCGCGACGTGGCCGGCGACGCCGCCTACATCTCCAGCATCCTGGACACCATCCCCGGGCCGGTGATCCTCGCCGGTCACTCCTACGGCGGCATCGTCATCACCAACGCCGCCCGCGACCACGCCAACGTCAAGGCCCTGGTCTACCTGGGCGCGTTCGCACCCGACGAGGGTGAGAGCGCCCTGGTGCTGGCCGACAAGTTCCCCGGCAGTGAGCTGGGCCACGCCCTGCTCGCCCGCAACTGGTCCCTGCCCGACGGCACCCACGGCACCGACGGCTACATCACCGCCGAACGCTTCCGCGAGGTGTTCGCCGCCGACCTGCCCGCTTCCAAAACCCGTCTCATGGCCGCCACCCAGCGCCCCGGCAGCGTCGGAGGCCTGTCCGGCGGCAGCGGCGTCCCGGCCTGGAAGACCATCCCCTCCTGGTACCTGATCCCCACCGAGGACAAGGTCATCCCGCCCGCCGTCCAGCGCTTCATGGCCAAGCGCGCCGGCAGCAAGGTCACCGAGATCCGCTCCTCACACGTCGTCATGATGTCCCACCCCGACGCCGCCGTCCGCCAGATCCTCGCCGCCTACAGCGCCACCCGCTGA
- a CDS encoding tyrosine-type recombinase/integrase produces MSAPAVPESPRPAVEPARDPYQVYLDSLTSAESRRAMRGCLDRLAALISGDEVSSGAGQPWHLLRYEHTVRLRALMTERGWSPSYVNKHLVALRRVLREAWRLGQMTAEEYQRAADLPTVEHTRLPTGQHVPPEVVGAALAACERDDSRAGLRDAALLAVLYSTGCRRAEIAGMTLGDYDPGSRSIRVRGKRDKERMVYLTTEAVGRMERWLAVRGRPAGALFCPIGKSGGLRIRDGEPAAMTGQAIADILGKRLAEAGAAPRTPHDFRRTFIGELLDAGVDLATAQALVGHSSPATTARYDRRPERRRREAVDRIAMPAPRPL; encoded by the coding sequence ATGAGCGCGCCCGCCGTACCCGAGTCGCCCCGACCCGCCGTCGAACCCGCACGGGACCCCTACCAGGTATATCTCGACTCCCTCACCAGCGCCGAGTCCCGCCGCGCCATGCGCGGCTGCCTGGACCGGCTGGCCGCCCTCATCTCCGGCGACGAGGTCTCCTCCGGCGCCGGCCAGCCCTGGCACCTGCTGCGCTACGAGCACACCGTGCGCCTCCGCGCCCTCATGACCGAGCGCGGCTGGTCCCCCTCCTACGTCAACAAGCATCTGGTCGCGCTGCGCAGGGTGCTGCGCGAGGCCTGGCGGCTCGGCCAGATGACCGCCGAGGAATACCAGCGCGCCGCCGACCTCCCGACGGTCGAGCACACCCGCCTGCCCACGGGACAGCATGTGCCGCCCGAGGTCGTGGGCGCCGCGCTGGCCGCGTGCGAGCGCGACGACTCCCGCGCCGGGCTCCGCGACGCCGCCCTGCTGGCGGTGCTCTACTCCACCGGCTGCCGCCGCGCCGAGATCGCCGGGATGACCCTGGGCGACTACGACCCCGGATCCCGCTCGATACGGGTGCGCGGCAAGCGCGACAAGGAGCGGATGGTCTATCTCACCACCGAGGCCGTCGGCAGGATGGAGCGCTGGCTGGCCGTACGGGGCCGTCCCGCCGGGGCGTTGTTCTGCCCCATCGGCAAGTCCGGAGGGCTCCGGATCCGCGACGGCGAACCGGCGGCCATGACGGGACAGGCGATCGCCGACATCCTGGGCAAGCGGCTGGCCGAGGCCGGAGCCGCTCCGCGCACCCCGCACGACTTCCGGCGCACCTTCATCGGCGAGTTGCTCGACGCCGGTGTGGACCTGGCCACGGCCCAGGCCCTCGTCGGTCACTCCTCCCCCGCCACCACGGCCCGCTACGACCGGCGTCCCGAACGGCGCCGCCGCGAGGCCGTCGACAGGATCGCCATGCCCGCCCCCAGACCGCTGTGA
- a CDS encoding short chain dehydrogenase, with the protein MKVIVIGATGVIGGAVAGALEAGHEVIRVSRGGTTRADLEDPASIDALFATVGEVDAVVCCAAGGRLAPLVSSSDEDFTHGLESKLLGQVRLLRRALEHVRDGGSITLTGGTFEKPTPGSAFGALVNAGLEAFVRAAAIEMPRGLRVNVISPGWVRETLEKLGMDGADGTPVREVARAYVEVVTGKARGEVVVPAAGHAGFERWQVTGDTPPDGERPFIA; encoded by the coding sequence ATGAAGGTCATTGTGATCGGAGCGACGGGCGTCATCGGCGGCGCGGTCGCCGGCGCGCTGGAGGCCGGCCACGAGGTGATCCGCGTCTCACGCGGCGGCACCACCCGGGCCGACCTGGAGGATCCGGCCTCCATCGACGCGTTGTTCGCCACGGTCGGCGAGGTGGACGCGGTCGTGTGCTGCGCGGCCGGCGGCAGGCTGGCTCCGCTCGTGTCCTCCTCCGACGAGGATTTCACCCACGGCCTGGAGAGCAAGCTTCTCGGCCAGGTGCGGCTGCTGCGCCGGGCCCTGGAGCATGTGCGAGACGGCGGGTCCATCACCCTCACCGGCGGCACCTTCGAGAAGCCCACGCCGGGCAGCGCGTTCGGCGCCCTTGTCAATGCCGGCCTGGAGGCGTTCGTCCGGGCCGCGGCCATCGAGATGCCGCGGGGCCTGCGGGTGAACGTCATCAGCCCCGGATGGGTGAGGGAGACGCTCGAAAAGCTCGGCATGGACGGCGCCGACGGCACGCCGGTCCGCGAGGTCGCCCGCGCCTACGTCGAGGTCGTCACGGGAAAGGCCCGGGGAGAGGTCGTCGTCCCGGCGGCCGGGCACGCCGGGTTCGAGCGGTGGCAGGTGACAGGTGACACCCCGCCGGACGGTGAGCGGCCCTTTATCGCGTGA
- a CDS encoding helix-turn-helix transcriptional regulator — protein sequence MSGRDLRGRQEELGRLKGLVDSVSRIGGGTLALVQGEPGIGKSSILDAVIAYGRERGFLISRGTVDELDQIAPLSSLTACLLHGEQPLLTADAFSRLSCRHDQRMWLMERLAGIIEAKALNVPILIALDDVQWADPFSRFALRVLPARLRTSPVLWLLAGRMEHGGPAGEIAAAVANDIPVELVRLGPLSGTAIDELACDVLGRAADVHVRKLLDGAAGNPFLAVEMLAGLAAGVPSPVSGEPGEQVTPTRLILGVRGRLSSLPASTLLFLRVGAVLGSRFVFADACALLGQSPVALLGDLEAAIRGGLLDDDGEHLHFRHDLLRQAVYADISPSARKALHREAAVHLATVGRGAVDAAPHLFIGALPGDRQAVDLLRRAAADVLAVMPALAADFVTRALDLVPEAGPLRFEVGEQAIVYLTRAGRNREAVQVGDRLLAQRPAAEVAGRLQAALGGPLWSMRLTDELEHRAEAALEAGGTAPRVTARLAALHALALSRGEDLDAARAAGETALERASTIDDREARVTALLALGEIELNAGRCRASLGHFTTLRLLDPAFTVEEIVARQHLDDYGTSDRMLAEARRDSERDGGPLRPAMLLWAQANHHLGLGRLDDAEADFLTLERLEEDLREPVHQVNSRVTRCWIAHLRGDGKAAHECLASARAALAARPDPGNRAAVRFIEAITADLEGDTAEAVHLIERARADGPTTRWRLLRTWIAPAVRLAVRGGDHALAAELAAQSAAYAERNPDVATAAGIAAQAAGLAHADLDQLERAVTLLRCGPRPLIHADAIADLGSALLARGRRDEAVTALRAAGGTFTRLRAYGQAARVQDHLDSAGARGRPRSARPARPARGWRALTPTEEKVARIIAAGHTNRSAAAELFISPHTVNTHVTSIFRKLSVTSRVQLARAVMAETEA from the coding sequence GTGAGCGGGCGTGATCTGAGAGGCAGGCAGGAGGAGCTCGGCCGCCTGAAAGGCCTGGTCGATTCGGTGAGCCGCATCGGAGGCGGCACGCTGGCCCTGGTTCAGGGGGAGCCGGGCATCGGCAAGTCCTCCATCCTCGACGCGGTCATCGCCTACGGACGTGAGCGCGGATTCCTGATCAGCCGTGGCACGGTCGACGAACTCGACCAGATCGCCCCGCTCTCGTCGCTGACGGCCTGCCTGCTGCACGGCGAGCAGCCGCTGCTGACCGCCGACGCCTTCAGCCGGTTGTCCTGCCGGCACGACCAGCGCATGTGGTTGATGGAGCGGCTCGCGGGGATCATCGAGGCCAAGGCCCTGAACGTCCCGATACTGATCGCGCTGGACGACGTGCAGTGGGCCGACCCGTTCAGCCGGTTCGCCCTTCGGGTGCTGCCCGCCCGTCTGCGGACCTCGCCGGTGCTGTGGCTGCTGGCGGGCAGGATGGAGCACGGAGGACCCGCGGGAGAGATCGCGGCCGCGGTGGCGAACGACATCCCGGTCGAGCTGGTGCGGCTGGGCCCGCTGTCGGGCACGGCCATCGACGAGCTGGCCTGCGACGTGCTGGGCAGGGCCGCCGACGTCCACGTCAGGAAGCTGCTCGACGGCGCCGCGGGTAACCCCTTCCTGGCGGTCGAGATGCTCGCCGGCCTCGCCGCGGGGGTGCCGTCGCCGGTATCAGGCGAACCCGGGGAGCAGGTGACCCCCACCCGGCTGATCCTCGGGGTGCGGGGCCGGCTCAGCTCGCTGCCCGCGAGCACCTTGCTGTTCCTGCGGGTGGGTGCCGTCCTGGGCAGCAGGTTCGTCTTCGCCGACGCCTGCGCCCTGCTCGGCCAGAGCCCGGTCGCCCTCCTGGGGGATCTGGAGGCGGCGATACGGGGTGGGCTGCTCGACGACGACGGCGAACACCTGCACTTCCGGCACGACCTGCTGCGGCAGGCCGTCTACGCCGACATCTCGCCTTCGGCCCGGAAGGCGCTGCATCGGGAGGCCGCCGTCCACCTGGCGACCGTCGGCCGCGGCGCGGTGGACGCCGCACCTCACCTGTTCATCGGTGCGTTGCCGGGCGACAGGCAGGCCGTCGACCTGCTTCGCCGGGCCGCCGCCGACGTGCTGGCGGTCATGCCCGCACTGGCGGCCGACTTCGTCACGCGAGCCCTGGACCTGGTCCCGGAGGCCGGACCGCTCCGGTTCGAGGTGGGCGAGCAGGCGATCGTGTACTTGACGCGGGCGGGGCGCAACCGCGAAGCCGTACAGGTCGGTGACCGGTTGCTGGCGCAGCGGCCGGCCGCGGAGGTCGCAGGGCGACTCCAGGCGGCTCTGGGCGGTCCGCTGTGGAGCATGAGGCTGACCGATGAGCTGGAGCACCGCGCCGAGGCCGCCCTCGAAGCGGGCGGGACGGCCCCGCGGGTGACGGCACGGCTCGCCGCGCTGCACGCGCTGGCACTGTCACGCGGCGAAGACCTGGACGCCGCACGCGCGGCGGGCGAGACGGCGCTGGAGCGGGCGAGCACGATCGACGACCGGGAGGCGCGGGTCACCGCGCTGCTCGCCCTGGGAGAGATCGAGCTCAACGCTGGACGGTGCCGGGCCTCGCTCGGTCACTTCACGACCCTGCGCCTCCTCGACCCGGCCTTCACCGTCGAGGAGATCGTCGCGCGTCAGCACCTGGACGACTACGGGACCAGCGACCGGATGCTCGCCGAGGCACGCCGCGACAGCGAGCGGGACGGCGGCCCGCTCAGGCCGGCGATGCTGCTGTGGGCGCAGGCCAACCACCATCTGGGGCTGGGCAGGCTCGACGACGCCGAGGCCGACTTCCTGACCCTGGAGCGCCTGGAGGAGGACCTTCGGGAACCCGTGCATCAGGTGAACTCACGGGTGACGCGGTGCTGGATCGCCCACCTGCGCGGGGACGGGAAGGCCGCGCACGAGTGCCTGGCCTCGGCCCGGGCGGCGCTCGCGGCCAGACCCGACCCGGGCAACCGCGCGGCCGTGCGTTTCATCGAGGCGATCACGGCGGACCTGGAGGGGGACACCGCCGAGGCCGTACACCTGATCGAGCGGGCGCGGGCGGACGGGCCGACGACGCGCTGGCGATTGCTGCGCACCTGGATCGCCCCGGCGGTCCGGCTGGCCGTACGGGGCGGCGACCACGCGCTCGCCGCGGAGCTGGCGGCGCAGAGCGCCGCCTACGCCGAGCGGAACCCGGACGTCGCCACCGCGGCCGGCATCGCCGCGCAGGCCGCCGGGCTCGCGCACGCCGACCTCGATCAGCTGGAGCGGGCCGTCACCCTGCTGCGGTGCGGGCCCCGGCCGCTGATCCACGCCGACGCGATCGCCGACCTGGGATCGGCGCTGCTGGCGCGGGGCCGCCGGGACGAGGCCGTCACCGCGCTGCGCGCGGCCGGGGGCACCTTCACCCGCCTTCGGGCCTACGGTCAGGCGGCCCGCGTGCAGGACCACCTCGACAGCGCCGGGGCCAGAGGCAGGCCCAGGAGCGCCAGGCCGGCCCGGCCCGCCAGAGGATGGCGGGCACTCACCCCCACCGAGGAGAAAGTCGCCCGGATCATCGCCGCGGGCCACACCAACCGGTCGGCGGCGGCCGAGCTGTTCATCTCGCCGCACACGGTGAACACGCACGTCACCTCGATCTTCCGCAAGCTGTCGGTCACCTCGCGCGTGCAGCTCGCCAGGGCCGTGATGGCCGAGACCGAGGCCTGA